atttttttaaaaagataaatggtgaaaaaggaagGGATTTTAAATACATTTGTAAAATAACATGATGAGAGAAATAGTACTGCATGATGAAGAATAATTGTCATGAAGAATCTTGAAAACAAAGACAAACATGCTCAAACAAAAGCATATGAACATGAGATAGACCTCTTTTTATCTTGGGAAAGGGGGAATCCAGACTTCCCTCCTCTTAAcatgaaaatataaatacaagATAAAATGTCTCTTGGCCACAAAAAATACCCATAAAACTGAAGTACTGAGCATTTATTGTTTATCTCACAACAAAATAACAGCATCACAAGAACAAATCAGACATTTATTATGTCATTCAACAGTACCAGTTGGTCTCATGAATTTGCCTTGACATGAGGCAGTTATTCCACATTATATAGCTCGATGACCAAAATGAAATGAACAATTAACTTTGGCCCTCAGTCATCTCCAAAAGATAGTTGCAGTTTATCAGAGTGACTACTTATATCCTTTCATACCTTAAACGTGAAGCTCCAAAAGCATCAGAAAAGGAGATAAGATCATTTATACAGTCCAGATCAAATCCAGTAACCAAAGCCCGGGCATACGCCATTGCTTGCTCTTTGCGAAGCACAGCTTTTCTAGTTTCCAAAGCACGTTGAAGTCGAACCCTGTTCATCGCCCCAAGTTGAACAGTCAATCATGATATTTCAAATGCATATATGTTAGTATCAAGATCAGATAATTTACTTGGAATTGTCTTCCTGTTTAGCATCACCAGCTCCATCATAATCTCCTTTAGACTAAAACAGGGCAtcaaaataagtttaattttgtTTTGAGAGGATTGGAGGAAACGTCACCAGAGAGTATATTACAAGATATTTTGATTAATCACGTACCTTAGATGAGACAGATGACTTTTGGAAACTTCCGACAAAGCCTGAAAGATTTTCAGGTCAATAAAAGGTGACGAGTTAACAGCACAGAAATTTTTAGACTGAAAATACAAGATACATATAAAAGATAGAATGTTCTAATTTTCTGGCACTTATTAAGAGATGCAGATTTTAGCCCAGAGCAAACCTTCGACATCTGTGTTTGGCAGTTCATTCGATTGAACTGAACTCTCAATCTGCTCTAACTCTTTCTCTATTGTCACAAATCTCTCAAGAACTTCTGGCGTGCTAACAAATCTTACGAAACTGTGATTACAAGAAGAATGCTCATTTCTGAGATGACAATATCAAAATGATAAAACCACATAGATTAATTAGCTAGAAGATGTCTATTACAATCCTAAACTAAATGCCCATTTATTTTTCCTGTTTCATTTTCTACATTACTGCAGGAGCCATTTCAGACAACTGACAACTTTGCAGATGAATTAAGAATAGATCAAATTACTAATTCTAATTCTTTGTTTTTATTTCAAGACAAGTATTTCAGTGAAATTTAATACCATAGGACTGAATTAATGAAAGCACTAATTTAGTGTATACAATTAATGCAAAATCTTTCCCAATTTGGCGAATTCCATATCGCTGATGTCAACTAGTAATGGCAggctaaatatatatttagccCAAAGATCAGTTGAAAATCAAGATCTCCAATTAGACAACCGACaacaaaatcaatttttatttgaaaaataaggAGAAGAAATTCATGGCCCTTGTGCAAGTAAATTAATCAGTAACTCGTTAgcctttcatttttttattttctatcaaATCTGGTGATGTGCAATCGCACTTGATGCAATTCGAGAATTTCCCATTTGGTTCACCGAACCAATTTGCAGCAATGGAACTGAGAAATTGACACATAAAGAATCAATGGCACAGAAGAAAAGAGGAATCCGTCGAAAAGGGTTACCTCTGGAGGGTGGCCTTAGTGAACCAGTGGGCATTTGCAAGGACAGGACGAAGCGAGATGGAGTAGCCACCTTTGGATATCTGATCTTTAGcagtttttaaatgaataacGAATGGCTCTAGGAGCCCAGATGCCAATTTCTCACTCGCACCACCAGCAAAAATCACCAGATCACATCTTTAACCGAttcaataaaaagaaagaaagaaagaaagaacacATCAATcatcagaaaaaaaaagaagaaaaacccCACTAGAATTCACAGAGCGCATGAAAATAAGAAATGCACATACCTGGTTCTCGTGGGAGTGAGCTGGAACAGAACATGATCAAGAACAATTCTTGAGTCCATGATTAAGAGTGAAAAGAGAAACACaaacacagagagagagagagagagatagagagaggtTCTTGTTTCAGAGAGAATTATCAAAGAAACATGCTTCCTTATTTTTACAGTGGTTACCCAGTTGCCCTTTTGTTATTACATTTACACAAGCATTTCATTGGATTCtttgagagagaaagagagagatttgGAGGGTGACGgtggaaggaggaggagaaggaaaaaataaaaaggatggAGTTTACGATATTATCAAATTCATGAAAATTGTGGGGTCAGAAAAGAACACAGGCCCCACGTGAATGCAGACAGGCACTTgtctatctatctattacaacagaAACAGAAGATATTGTGAAGCTAAGGAAGAAAGAATGAATCTAAGGTGGGTTGATGTAATGGTTGTTTTGTAGGTTTGCAGAtgaaacagagagagagagagagatagagagggagagagagagagagaggttagTTGAGAAGTCAGTTTCTGTTTATAGTAATAAAGAAATAGTAAAATAGTGAAGATATATGTCCTTAACTTTTGCTTGGCTTAGCTGTCACTGTGAGAAATAAGTGAAGAAGTAGAGTGAAGCTGTGGCAAAGAATGATAACTCTCTGACTCTGTGTTTCTGTTCCTCTACTTGAGCATGTTATAGATTCTATAATCAAATTAGATCTTCtctaaattcaattcaaatccATTATCTAATGGGAGATCAATTGAATTAGTAAACCCAAAATTGATTTATCGTTCATTTTCTactctttaaaaattattaaaatatggaGAAATAGAATTTAAGTGTGATAGTGAACTTTTCAGAGAGAAATACatgtgttttttatttttatcactcATATTCATAGGTAGAGACGTATCAAATCCTTTTTTCTTACGTTAAAGAGACATTTAATTTCTCTGGTACGTATGTGGACAGTAATACGAAGTGATTGAACCTGCTGTTTCTCTTTACGTCACATCATTTGGACTTAATTTTTCACGGATGACCCAGTCTATTCTGCATGTTTGATTGAATCCTAAAATATTGAGTAAGTCAGCCTAAGGGGCTTTTTAACCTTTGGGCCAGCTCTGTTTTCTTGGATTTATCCTTATTCAAGATGAATGAGACCCGACGATTATTAAAATCTATCgcataaaaattaagttttcaCAGATGACCCGACCTGTTCCGCGTATTTGATCGAGTCCTGAAATATTGGGTAAGTCGGCCTAAGGGACTTTTTAACTTTTAGGCCAGCTCTGTTTTTTTGAATTTATCCTTATTCAACGTGAATGAGATTCGACGGTTATTAAAATGTATCGCATCAAAGTTAAGTTTTGGTTACGTTGATACTAATTTATGAAAAGGTATGATATAAAAATTTGTGAAAATTGTTGAATTTGTCAACATGGCATTGCCAACTTCTATTTGGGTAAAGACCAATTTAGCAATGAATAATGATTTGTGTGATGAGCTTAAGCTCAATTATGGTTGACACATAGCTATGATTAAAGGGGGGAAATTAAATGGAAAATGAAAGTTATACCAAAATTAAGAGGGCCCTATGATTAGCTTTGAACTGAAGACTTGCCACTTAAATTCCATAATCTACTTTGTGGCTTCACTTCAACCACAGCTTCTTAGATTAACACCACCCAATAATTGAACTCCCATTAATTATATATGggtattcttaattttaaaaagattaattattaatattaatattataattataaaacatggtgaatgatgatgatgatgatgaccaCACACCCATATGATCTTTGACATGAGTGGGTCCACACTTTAATGaccattttgattttatttttttataatttcatccATTGATAAGGAATTTCAACCACTATCACTATCATACTACCAAAATTTCCATTCCATCTATGGGGAAGGGACAATCTTCATTATTCATAATTATCCTTAGTCCAACCAGAATTTTCAGGTTCTGTTTGTTTATACGGAATAAGTTTCCTTTGGAAAAGATATTAAATAAACGAGGATgatttgataatttatttacttaCAGAATTCTCACTTAATCACTCAAAAACATTGCTATaactcaataaattttaatttaatttgatttattttttaaataaattaaatttaaaccttaaattaattttcctCCAATAAATAATAGATTTGAGTCATTATAAATAGAATTTCTATCATATATTATactaaagaagaataaaaataaattactaataaaatattattactaaaaaataagtgaaatatatttaaaaaaaattgctaaTATACATATTAActaagaaatcaatatgagtgtattagaaattttaaaaaaaatgagaataaaagaaataaaaaataaaataaagaaaataaggaTGAAAATAGAAAACGTAGCCAAAAGAAATAGGAGAAATGAAAATATATGGGGTTTTTATAAGCAATTTAAATATGAATAAGAAATTtagatttcatttatttttaaaaactttttatttttttagtttaataaaaaatattttattgcttaaaaaaattaaatcatgaaggaaaatgattttttttaaaatcattttttatattttaaaaatattattaacatgtatatatataagtttattaatatattttattttttaaattaaataaaataataaaaaataagttattttattttaaaatattttctataaaaaatatttcctaaatacaaattattttcaacaaagccttattttaaatttcatttccAATTGATAAAAATGGCATGAATTTTCCCttcacaaaataaaaataaatttccatatcagtttgtaaatttttttaaaaaattgaaatattttttgcatAATTTTGAAGATCAAATGgaatttttaacttgttttattCTCAAAATGGATAAAAAATGCAAATTAATCggtttctaaatttttattgcTTAGTTTTGGAGCTTTTGAAAGCTTCATATCTTTATAATAGATTTCAAAATCCATCTGTAAATTTTAGAACTTGAAATTAACATTTTCAATTTAGAAATAAACTCTAAAATCCATtctaattagaaataaaattatttttttgtatgtcattgctaatttctatattaaaaagaaatacaatccatttattaaattttagagcTTGAAAATAAGCTTCATAATATTGAtttctaatttataaataaaaatggaaTTGAATTTATTTGTGAATTAGAAATCgagtaaaattttgaaaatttttatcaaaCTTCATACTTTTAAAATCAACTCcaaaatctatatatatattagaaagGAATTAAAAATGATGTGATCGAAAATGAGTTGAAGCACGACCGATCAATATGAGAGAGAGTGAAGTGGTTAGCACATATAGATAATCACTCCAAtacttaattaataattaacacAAAAAGCGAGTGTAAGAGAGTAACTTGAACTTAAAATGAGTCTCATATTCTGcgtatattttacttttataagGTAAAAAAATATAGTTAGTTTGTGAATCTGCTAAAAATTTGACTAATATTGGCTAATAGATAAAAGCTCTTGCAATGTGCAATAGCTATTTGCTAGACTTTATATCATGAAGGACTCAACTTGCTCTAATGAGAGCGAGTCTTCCGTCGTTCAGAATATTGACCATTATAATGCCTAAGTcttctttttttcaatttaaatttttgtgaCCGAATATCATAGCTCAGTAGGAGGTCTTATCACGTAAtttaatcatataaaaataactCATAACACACTTTCGATGaatgttatattatattaaaaaataaaaataaattcaattttaaatctaaTCTGTTTTAAAGTTACCATCAATCTTTTTGCCTGAAATCATATTATGGAAATGCTTGACCAACTTTtggaaaaatataaagatataaaaactaaaggttattatttgtttggagacaaaggtaaaaaaaaaaaaaagaagcaggagaaagaaaaagaagaaaatattgATGCTGATTTATTTGTTTGCACATCCTGCTTCAAAGTCATATTTGATTGTTTTCACCACCCAAACAAAAACTAAGGACTGCTTTTTTTATGGCATTGTGCATCAAAATGGAGCATTCCTCTTAACCTTTAAAGGAATAATTTTTCATGTCGACAAATTCTTACATGCATTCGAGTGTATAGATTAATTTATACATTCaaccaattaaaaattaaaattttatattaatacgTGGGTTCTCCATGTTTCggatgagatttttttttctaattttagatAATGCCATAAAAAAGGAGGAGCAAATCTCCAACACATGCAGCAGGCAATTCAGTGAAGAAGAGGAATCCATGTGATGTTGAATTAGGCTTTGTTGTGTTGAGCCGTTTTCATGTGATTTCTTCTCATATACTGCCTGTGATATACTTGAATACCTTTCTCTAAAATCTCATCTCTTTCCCCTTATAAATTAATGCATCCCTTCCATTCTCTCTTTCCATTATTCTTATCTTCTTCATTTATTTACCATCTAATTTCCCTCTTCAACCTACAAATTCTGCTATGAAAATTATTTCCTTCTTCATTACCGCTGCTCTTCTTCTCATCCCTCTTCCTGCTGCCTTTGCTAGAACTGCTCGACGGCTTCCCCCACGTAATAACTATTTATGTTATTAACGTTAATTACATGCATGTTTATTACAATTTGCGAGTTAATAATATCACGATTTACAGGTCATGACGATGATGGTGAGGAGGAGTATCCGGCATGGCCAACAACAGGAGAGAGCGGAGGCGCCGTGGGGACACCGACCTCAAGTGCGGcagaggaggagaagaaaatgGCGGAGAAGCAAGGAAGAGAAGTAGTTGCAGTTGAAATAGTAGGGTCAAGGTTGCCAGATTGCTCCCATGCTTGTGGGTCATGTAGGCCTTGTAGATTAGTAATAGTTAGCTCAGCATGTGCGTCTCTTGCTCAGGCTGCTGAGACATGCCCTGTATCATATAGGTGTATGTGTAATCACAAGTGTTACCCTGTTCCTTAAAATAAAGCATTTTTTCTCTTCATTATTTTCTCTCacctaattaaattattttttaaaaataattattttaaattaaataatgtctAAATATAAAAAACGATTCGATGCACCAAAGTATATTGTGCATTTGTTAGTTTCATGATAAAATCGTGATTAAAGGAGACTCGATTCAACTTCATCATTGTATCTGTAATTGCTGCGATGACTGCCCTAAGTGTCAAAGGAGCTTCATAGTTGCCCAACAACATTGATAGCGTTGAGATTGTCGCTCTCTTTATTCAGACTAGCAAAGATTGAGCTGGTTTTAAGCCTTTCAAAATAGCTAAAATCTCAGCAGCCAACACAAAATAGCATACAAAATATCTTacagagaaattaaataaaatttatttattaatcttttaattttaaaaaatatattaaaatattttttaaatataaaaaaatattaattaatttttttatttattttaactattaaatatttcattatttataaaaaatttattaattgatatcTACGAATAGGTTAGTTTATATTGaaagtattttagatttttctaacccttaacaactaaaatttataaaataattagttagtaaattttttaaaagataaattttatttagtctctaaattttaatgtaattaaaaaatcagtacttatattttttaaattgaataattaaatttttatataattaatttgttcAAATTGAAAGCCTTCCCATTTATAATTTCGTTACTCAACCggtcaaaaaaagaaaaattattttaaatacttgAAATACTCTCGTCAACAATTAAATCTTTTCTAATATAGGTGAaaaattttatagtataaagtccatatatttttaaaactaaaatttcaaatctctttaTATATTTAGTCTGTTTAAAATTACAGTTTTTCTATCCATTATAAACGTTAATTCAAAACTAATAGAtggttaaattatttttgaaaaatacaatttcttcttaaaatattatttataaaagtttacAACTTACTTAAAAGTTATTTGGTatcacttaaaaataattaaaattttatgtattttctgaaagttttaaaattataaatattgaaatattttgatgaataaaaattgaaaaaaaaagtgttaaaaattagttaaatgataaattatagACAAAAGTTAACAGGGATGTAAGTattctttcaaataaaaaataagaattaaaatgtttaaattataataaatgagAACAGACTgattataaaagaatttaagtgtataattttaaaaatataaaaattaatctattaattatgctaaaattcaAGAAATCAAGTATAATTTATccaaaaaaagataataaatatatttttacagtTTTAACAGCAAAAATAGATAAACAATCTTCAATTTGGATGGACTGATTTTAAAGGAATTTAAgtgttcaattttaaaaatataaagatcaatccattaattatgttaaaattaaatagagaaaaattatttttattccttttaaaaattttaaaaatattttaatatattttttaaaattaaaattaaccaataaatttttttataacact
The genomic region above belongs to Manihot esculenta cultivar AM560-2 chromosome 3, M.esculenta_v8, whole genome shotgun sequence and contains:
- the LOC110610414 gene encoding protein EPIDERMAL PATTERNING FACTOR 2, whose protein sequence is MKIISFFITAALLLIPLPAAFARTARRLPPRHDDDGEEEYPAWPTTGESGGAVGTPTSSAAEEEKKMAEKQGREVVAVEIVGSRLPDCSHACGSCRPCRLVIVSSACASLAQAAETCPVSYRCMCNHKCYPVP